The Bacteroidota bacterium DNA window GTGTTGCGCGTGCTGGCCCTGGATGCCAACCGTCAGCCGGTGGCCGTGGCTGCCAAGCGCCTCTACGTCTACAACCCGCAGGTGCGCGCTCCGGAGATCTCCAGCACCCAGCCGGCGGCGTTTGCCTCCAGCCTCTTCGCCCACATGGAGGAGGCCGAGCTACAGCGAAGCTTCGACTATGCCAGCGTAATCGCCACAGAAACCGAAAGGCGCACCTTCCGCAGGCTTCAGAGCCTTGAGGAGAAGCGTCAGTTTCTCTATGAGTTTTGGCTGCGACGGGACCCCAACCCCAGCACCCCCCTTAACGAGGCCTATCAAGAGTACATGAATCGGGTGCGCTACGTTAATGAGCGCTACTCGGTCAAGAACCGAGAGGGCTGGCGCACGGACCGCGGAAGGGTATACTTGAAATATGGGCCGCCCAACAACATCCAGCCGTATTACTACAACCCGGACACAGTGCCTTATGAGATCTGGGAGTACTACAACATCCCCGGAGAGGGGCCCGGCATGTTTGTGTTTGCGGACAAGACAGGCTTTCAAGACTTCCAGCTCATCCACTCCACCGTCTCAGGTGAGGTAAAAAGCGCCGACTGGCAGCGGGAGGTGCGGCGCGTGCTCTCCAACAAGCCGTATCAGGACTAAGGCCCCGGACCGGGAAGCTTGCCTGAGAGCATGCCGGGTACGGTTTTTTGTGGCGGTCAGCGGGGATCCCTGCAGCCTACTGGAGGGAGAGGAATATGAAGCGCAGGCGGATCGTGGTGACCGGCATGGGGCTCATCTCCCCGGTGGGGCACTCGGTGGCCGAGTCCTGGCGTTCGATTGTGGAGGGGCGCTCCGGAATCAACCGGATTACGTATTTCGACCCCTCCCCATATCCGACTCAAGTGGCCGCCGAAGTGAAAAATTTCGACTCGGCCCAGGTGTTGGATCCTAAAATAGCCCGGCGTTACGACCGGTTCTTGCATTTTTTGCTCGTTGCCGCCCGGGAGGCTCTCGAGCAATCCGGGCTTCTGGAACATCCCGAGCTATTTGAGGAGACGGGGGTGTTGATCGGATCCGGCATTGGGGGAATTCGCAACATCGAAGAGACCGTGTTGCTGTTGCACCAGAAGGGCCTCAAATACGTCTCCCCGTTTTTTGTGCCGGGCAGCATCGTGAATATGGCTAGTGGGCTGCTCTCCATCCTATACGGATTCAAAGGACCCAACCTGTCCGTGGTTTCCGCCTGTTCCACGGGAAATCACGCGATCGGGGAAGGCTATCACATCTTGCAGCGCGGCGACGCGCGGGTTATGATCGTCGGGGGCACGGAGTCCTCGATTACCCCGCTTGGTTTGGCCGGTTTCTGCGCTGCGCGCGCCCTTTCGACGCTTAATGATCCGCCCGAGGCCGCCTCCCGTCCTTTCGATCGGAGCCGGGATGGCTTCGTGATGGGGGAAGGGGCCGGGGTGCTGGTTCTGGAGCCTTTGGAGCAGGCCCTGGAGCGGGGCGCCCAGCCGCTGGCCGAGATCGTAGGCTACGGCATGTCCGCCGACGCCTACCATGTTACGGCCCCCCATCCCAGTGGAGAAGGCGCCTACCGAAGCATGGAACGCGCCCTTAGGCACGCCGGGATTCCCCCCGCGGAGATCGGCTACATCAACGCGCACGCCACGGGCACACCGGTGGGGGATATCATAGAAGTGGAGGCCATCGTGCGTCTATTCGGTGAGAACGCCCCCCCCACGAGCTCCACTAAGTCCGCTGTAGGCCACCTGCTCGGCGCAGCTGGGGCCATAGAGGCCATCTTCACCATTCAAGCGCTCCGGGATCAGATGCTGCCGCCCACGATCAATTTCCGCGAACCCGAGCCGAACGATCCTTTGGATCATGTGCCCACCTCGCGGCCGGCTACGTTTGAATACGCGCTCTCGAACGCCTTCGGCTTTGGGGGGACCAACACTACGGTCATCTTTCGGCGCTACGAGGGCTAAGCATCCATGACGGCCTCTTGGCGAGCCCTGCTGGACTTCGCCGTTGAAGCGGCCTGGGAGGCGGGCCGCATCACGCTTCGCTACTTTCAGATGCCCATCCCCGAGGAGCGCAAGGCCGATCAGTCGCCCGTTACGATCGCCGACCGAGAGGCCGAAGCCCACTTGCGCAGGCGGATCGCGGAACGCTATCCGGATCACGGCATTGTGGGAGAGGAGTACGGCTTGACCCGTCCGGAGGCCCCCTTCCAATGGGTGCTGGATCCGATTGACGGCACGCGCTCCTTTCTATGCGGGGTTCCCTTGTATGGGGTGCTGGTGGGGCTGCTCCATGAGGGTCAGCCCGTGCTTGGGGTAGCCTGTTTCCCCGCCCTGCAGGAGATCGTCTACGCGGCCCTCGGAGAGGGCTGCCGTTGGAACGGGCGCCTGGTGCGCGTCTCGCGGAGAGACCGCCTAGAGGAAGCGGTGCTGCTCTATACCGATCCCCGAGGCTTTGAGGGGCCCAAGAAGGCCTTGCTTGAACGCCTGCGGCCGCGGGTGCGCCTGGAGCGCTCCTGGGGTGATTGCTATGGGCATATTCTCGTGGCCACGGGGCGGGCTGATGTGATGCTCGATCCCGCAATGCACCTGTGGGACTCTGTGGCGCTGTATCCGATCCTGCACGAAGCCGGGGGGACGTTTACAGACTGGGAGGGACGGGCGACCATTCAAGCCGGAGAGGCCGTAAGCACAAACGGCTTGTTGTTATCTGCCCTGTTGGAGGAGTATCGCTTTGCATCCCCTTGAAGAGGCCATCCTTCAGCGCCGCGCGCGCGTGGGCGTCATCGGGCTGGGCTACGTGGGGTTGCCCTTGGCTCGGGTTTTCTATAGGCGCGGTTTCTCCGTGATCGGCTTTGACATCGACCCCGATAAGGTGGCGCAGTTGCGCTTTGGGCGCTCCTACATCCGGCATATCCCCTCGGAGTGGGTGGCCGAGGCGGTGGGCTCAGGCCGCTTTGAGCCCACGGACGCCCCTGAGCGCCTGCCGGAGGCGGATGTGCTGCTTATCTGCGTCCCCACGCCCTTGGGGCCTCATCAGGAGCCCGATTTGCGCTTTGTGCGCCAAACCGCTGAGACGATCGCGCTTTACCTAAGACCAGGCCAACTCGTGGTCCTGGAGAGCACCACCTATCCGGGCACAACCGAAGAGGAACTGCTGCCGATCCTATCCCGGAGCGGTTTGCAAGTGGGGCGGGACTTTTTTCTGGGCTACTCCCCGGAGCGCGAAGACCCGGGAAACGCCCGCTACACGACAGAGCAGATCCCGAAGATCACAAGCGGCGTTACGAATCTTTGCGCTCATCTGGTCGATGTGCTTTACCGAAGCGTGGTCGCACAGACCGTTTCCGTCAGCTCCCCGCGGGTGGCCGAGGCGGCCAAGCTGCTGGAGAACATCTATCGAGCCGTCAACATCGCCCTTGTCAACGAACTGAAGCTCGTCCTCGATCGGATGGGGATCGATATCTGGGAGGTTATCGAGGCGGCCTCGACCAAGCCCTTCGGGTTTCAGCCGTTTTATCCGGGTCCCGGACTCGGCGGGCACTGTATTCCGATTGATCCCTTTTACCTTACCTGGAAGGCGCGTGCCTACGGGGTGCACACGCGTTTTATTGAGCTGGCGGGCGAGATCAACACGGCTATGCCTGATTTCGTGGTGAGCAAGCTCATCCGAGCCCTAAACGAACAGGGTAAAGCCGTGCGCGGATCGCGTCTGCTGCTCATCGGCGTCGCTTACAAGCCCGACGTAGATGACCTGCGTGAAAGCCCCGCCCTTGTGATCATGGACCGGCTAGAGGAGCTGGAGGCGCAGGTGGACTACCATGACCCCTACGTGCCGGTGCTGCCCCCAACGCGCAAGTTTCGCTTCAACAAGGCCTCGGTTCCGCTGGAAGCGGAGCTGCTGCGGCGCTACGACGCCGTGCTTATCATTACCCACCACAGTGGGATCGATTACGAGCTGATCGCTCAGGAAGCGGCCCTGATCCTGGATACGCGCAACGCGCTTCGGGTTCGCGGGCTTCGAGTGGGTCGCATCTGGAAAGCATAAAAACACCCCGCCTGGGGGGCGGGGTGCCGTATTGGGACGAGCCAAATTCAATTGATGTTCTTTAAGAGCTCCAACTCATAAAGGGCCGCTTGCCGGTATGGGCCTACGGCGGCTCGCTGAAAGGCCTCTCGGGCCTCGTTGTAGCGTCCCAAAGCCCGATAAGCTTGGCCCAGCTCGAAGTAAGCTTTGGCCTTCTGAGCCGGCCCGCCCGGGATCATCTCCACAGCCTTCTGAGCCGCTTCTAGACCCTTTTGAAAGTTGCCCGATCCGTTATAAGCGCGAGCCAGATACCAGTAAGCGTCCCCTTGATCGCCTCCCCGGAGGGATTTAACCGCCTCCTCGAGCACCGGGATGGCCTTGTCGAATTCTTGTTTTTGCATGTAGACGGTGCCCTTGGACAGGAGCAGCTCGGCCCGGTTTGCGGCCGGCGCGATGGTCAGGGCCTTGTCGTAGGCGGCTAAAGCCTGGTCGAATTTGCCCTGCTGGGCGTAGATTTTGCCGATCTGCTCATAGGAAAGGTACTCTACGCGTGTATCTTTGGCCCCGCTGGCTATCTCGGCGGCGCGTTGATAGCTGGCTATCCCTTCATCGAGCCGATTCAATCGAACCAGCGCCAATCCCTTCATGTACAGGGATCGGTAGTTTTGAGGGTCCAGTTTGAGTGACTCATCGAACTTGGCCAGGGCCTCTTGATACTTCTGCTGGCGCACCAGCGCCAAGCCCTCGTTGTAGGCGAGCTTAGAGCGCTCTTCGTTTGTCTGCGCCTTGATAGCCGAAGCCGTCACCAGGAGCAGAAGCCCGATCAGGGTAAGCCGTACCTGCATCCCAAAGCCCCCCGTTTTGATGAAGCATTTTACGCCCGAATCGCAACCGGAAAATACGTAGAGACCTCTTAAGGATGCTAGCCCGATGCTGGGATATCAAGCTCAAAGCGCCCTACCGGAAGCTCGGGCCTTCGGATCCACGGATTAAGCAGGCGCACCAGCCGATATGAAAGCCCCTGCTGACGACACCAGGCCGCTAGATCTGCCACAGGGCCCTCGACCAGGACCGTGCGCGTAGGGTATTCCGGATAGGGTTCAAGACCCGATAAATCAAAGCCGAACCGATGCGGCTGCTCGAATATGGCCTTTATGGCGGCGGCCTTGAGCACATACCGGGCCGTTTCATCGGCCAACCAGAGCTCGTAATAGCTGCGCGTTCCTTGCTGGCGTATGAGCGCCTCCAGCCTACCGGGGCCCAGATTATAGGCGGCGCCCGCCAAATGCCAGCTGCCAAAGCGCCTGTAGAGCTGATCCAGATAGCGCAGGGCGGCTTGGGTGGATTTCCGGAGGTGCAGGCGCTCATCTACGGCCTCATCCACCCGAAGCCCAAACTGACGGGCCACATCGGGCATAAACTGCCACAAGCCGGCCGCGCCAGCCGGCGATATGGCCTGAGGCAGGAGATCGCTTTCGGCCACGGCCAGATACTTCAAATCCTCCGGCAGGCCGCGACTGCGCAGTTCGGCCTCGATATAGCGGAAGTAACGCGCGCTGCGCTTGATGTGAAAGAAAACCTGAAACGGTCGGTAAACGAGCAGATACAACTCCCGCTCAAAGCGCTCCCGCACCTCAGGGTCTTTCAGGGGCACCGGCTCCCCGCAGAAGGATAGGCTATCCGGAAGCAGCAAAGCCCGAAACGGCTGCCAAGCGAGATCCGGGCCGCGCGCGGTCGAGCTCTGCCGATACCCCGCCCACCACCCCGCCCCAAGTAAGCTCACCCCCAGCAAGCAGCCCACAAAATAGCGCGCTTTTCTGCGCGAAAAGAGCTCAAAAGTTCGGTTTAAGCGCATGCTCCTTGTAAAAGGTGTCGATCGTTTCGACGGCCTCTTGGGGCTCGTCCGTGAGGGAAAACAGAAACAGGTCCTCTAGCCCTATGTGCCCGGCTCCTAAAACCGTCTGGCGCAACCAGTCGACAAGTCCTTGCCAATAGTCTCGGCCCATCAGCACGACGGGAAAGGGCGAGATCTTTTGCGTTTGAATGAGCGTAAGCGCTTCAAAAAGCTCATCTAAGGTGCCCAGGCCTCCGGGCAGCACAATGAAGCCCTGGGCGTATTTTACGAACATGACTTTGCGTACGAAGAAAAAGTCGAACGTGAGCAGTTTATCGGGATCGATATAAGGGTTGGGGGTCTGCTCATGGGGCAGCTCGATGTTAAGACCCACAGAAGGGCCGCCGGCTTCCTGCGCCCCTCGATTAGCGGCCTCCATGATGCCCGGCCCGCCGCCTGTGATAACGCCATAGCCGTACTCGACAAGCAGGCGGGCGACTTGGCGGGCCATCTCATAGTAGGGGTTTCCGGGGCCGACCCGGGCCGAACCAAAAATGGACACGCAAGGCCCAAGGCGGCCTAGTTTTTCGAAACCCTCAACGAACTCGGCCATAATCCGAAAGGTCCGCCAGGCGTCTTGAATCGTGGCCTCCTGCCAGGCCTTCTGAACGCGTCGCTGGCGGCTTCGCGAGGATTCATATGGGGTGTGGTTGCGCATGTGGGGCTCCCTTTATCGCACCGCGTCCTCCAGGGCCAGACGGGCTTCTGTGCTGGCATCTCGATACTTGACGATCACGGGAACGTAAAGCCCAATACCCTCTTCCTGTGCCAAGGTTCCCCGGTTGTGCGCAGCGCGCACGCCCGGTACGACCACGGCGCCCTCGGGCACGATCAGGGGTTGTCCGTTTTCCGCCCGCCAGATCCGATCGCGCACCAGGTCATATAGCGGCGTGCTGGCGGTCAGCACCACGCTGGGCGCGATCACGGCTCGGCGCCGCACGATCGCGCCCTCCAGAATCGCCGCGTGAGCCCCCACGAAAGCCTCATCTTCGATGATCACGGGCAAAGCGCCCACGGGCTCGATTACGCCTCCGATCTGCACGCCGGCGCTCAGATGCACCCGCCGGCCGATTTGGGCGCAGCTTCCCACAAGCACATGCGAGTCGATCATCGCCCCCTCATCCACGTAAGCCCCCACGTTTACGTAACTGGGGGGCATAAGGATGACCCCCGGGGCCAGGTACGCCCCGTCGCGCACCGTGGTGCCTCCAGGCACGATGCGGACTCGCTCCCTTAGCGTGGTGGGCCGAACGGGCAGGGTGGCCTTATCGAAAAAGCGCCACGTGGGACCCGCCTGCACTTCGATGAGCTCTCCTAATCTGAACCCTAGTAGGATGCCCGCCTTGACCCACGCATGCACACGCCAGCCCGCGGGGGCCTGGGGATCGGGCTCGGCGGCCCGGATGCGGCCCGTGCGCAGGGCCTCGAAGAGTTCCTGCACGCACCGGAGCGCCTCGCTGCGCTCCTTTCCTTCTAGGGGTCCGTGCGCGTAGCGTTCGATCCGCTCAGCTAGACTGCTCATCTTAGACCCGAATAAAAGCGGCGATCTCTGGGTTTTGAGCTAGCTCAGCTAGCACTTGTTCCGTGGGCAGCTCCGGCCGATCGCGTTCGGAATCCACAAGGCACAAAAACCCCAACACCTCCTCATCGGCCCGAAATTGGTGCCAGTGACCCGGCGGTATATAGAGCACATCAAAGGGCCTAACGTCGTAGATCCGATCCCCGACAAGGACCCGGCCGCGGCCCCGGAGTACGATTACGGCGTGCGCATGCGCGTGACGCTCCAAGCTCGAATAACCGCCGGGATCGATCTCAAAATATCGCAGCTCGCAGCGGAGCCCGGCCACGTTATCCAGCAGCGTCTGCCGGCTGATGGCCCGATAGTGGGTTCCCTCTGGCTTATAGGCCCGAACCGGCACATCCGACCAGCGAAAGTTGGGCTCAAAACGTCGGATCATCGCGCATACTCCGGATTGTGAGCCTCTGTACGTTCTCCACAAAGGCGCGGCTGCGCTCCCGTATCCGGGGGCCGGCCTCGTAAAGAGCGCTCCCCATGAGCAAAATCGCATGCCGACCGTAAAACCGAAGGGCCGCTTCCAGGCGCTCCCAGTGCAGGCCTCCGGCCGGCACGGGAAAGGCCGGGCGCAGCGGCGGCCAAGGCCCTCGCAATCGCTCGGCGATCCTGGTGCAGGTGGCCTCATCGTAGGCGAAGCGGCCGCCGGCATGCGGGAAAATAACGGCGTCGGCGCCTAGAAGCCGAAACAGCCGACCCAGAAGCGCCTCCGGCGCTATGCGCGCCGCACCCCCCAGGGCGGGATGGGCCAAAAAGACCATATCCGGAAAGCGCCGCACCAGGCTCTCAAAAACGGGCAGGCCTACAAGCATCGGGGCGATGAGCACGACTTGTACGCCCAGGCTGCGCGCCAGGCCTAGCTGGGCCTCCAGCTCCTCAGGCCGGCCGATGAGGTTTGGGGCGTACTGGGACCGGCGTCCCGTGCGGCGCGCCGCCTCTTCTACGGCCTCCTGACAGCGCCGCACGCGTTCCGCAAAGGGGCAAAACGGGTGATCGGCTAGCCCGTGATCATCCTTGATCAGGTCGATGCCGGCCTCGGCGAAAAGCCGGCACAGCTCCGCTATAGCCTCCGGCCCCAGCCCCATGGGCTTTAAGGCGGTGCACGTCAGGGGCCGATCCCAGACCTGTAGCAGCGCCCGCAGCCCCGCAATGCCGTGCTGCGGACCCGGAAAAAGGCCCCGGACGGATTCCGAAAGCTCCACATCCCATAGCTCCACATCGGGCTGCAGGGAGGAGTTGCCAAAGAGCACGTTTAGCAGCTGCGCCGGGTTGGCGGCTATCGCGGAGGCCGCATACCGGATCCGCGCCCGCACGCCGCCCTCGGGATCGGGCTCTAGGGCCTCCACATGCCCTATGATGTGGCCGCGCACAAAGGGATCCTGTACCAGCGGGTCCGGCAGCTCCACCGTCTGCTCCAGCGCCAGCGTCCGGGCGCGCTGTTTGGCCTCTTTTTCCGAAACGCGCAGCCTATAGGTGGCCCACAGGTACTCCATGGCCTCGCCAAATTACGACGTGCGCAAGCGTCACGGCGCAAGCATAAAACCTTTGGACCCGTAAATTTGCTGTCTCGGAAGCGCGAGGCTTGCGGATGCGCTGGCTTCTTATGCCCCCCATGTATTGGCCCCCTATCACGGTGGCCGCCTCCTGGTGGCGCGCAGACGTGGTGGTGTTTCTAGACACGCTGCGCTACCAGAAGCAATCCTATCAGAATCGAGCCCGTATTCGCACTCCGCAGGGCTGGCAATGGCTGATCGCGCCCGTCCGATCGGGCCGTTCCGCCCAGCCCCGCGCGATCGCCGACATAGAGCTCGACACAAGCCACCGGTGGTTCGACAAGCACAAAAAGGCTTTCGAGTTTTTCTATCGCCGCGCGATGTACTTCGAGTATTACGAGGATCGCTTCATGCCCCTCTATGAGGGTTCCGCGCCGAATCGGCTAAGAGAGTTGCTCGAGCCCACGCTTGGGTGGCTGTGGGAGGCGCTAGGGGTTCCGGCCAAAAGCCTGTGGGCCAGCGCGCATCCGGACTGGGAAACGCGGGCCGACTCCGGCACCTGGTGGACGGTTCCAGAGGCCGGGCTACCGCCCCGGTATCGGTCCCGATGCGGCCTGCTTGAGGCAGAGCCCCCCGTGTATGAGCAGGCTTTTTCAGGTTTTGAGCCCAACCTTTCGGTCCTGGACCTGCTTTTCAACCTCGGGCCTCAAGCCGCGGAGCGCCTATCTCAGGCCCCAGTGCGGAGGGCGGACGTTGCAAGGTGACGAAACGGCCCAGTACGCCCAGAAAACGCCACCGATCCGCTCTCCGGCCCGTGTAGCGGCTTAAGTCAACGGTATACAGGCTAAGCAGCAGCAAGTTTTGTCGCTTTACCCCCAGCACGGCTAAAAAGCTCATCCCTTGCGCCAAGGCGCGCCCCTGTTCGTGATCCGAGCCCCAGGCCTGCTCCGTTAGCCAGCGCTCCAGGTGAGCCGTGGCAAAGCGCGAAAAAGCCTCCTGATCGGGGTTTGTGGCGATCAAGACGGCGCACAAACACAGGCCAGCCGCGCTCCAAATCCATCTGAGCATGCGATGCCCTCCCACGGACTGGACGCAAAGTAATTAAGCGGCCGATACGAAGCAATTTTAGGTTTTCTGGGGCTTTTTGCGCGCAGCCGGAAACAGGATGTTGTTCAGAATCAGCCGATATCCGGGTGAGTTCTTGTGCAAGGCCAGGTCCGTTGGCGGGTCTCCCACGAAATGCTGATAATCCTCCGGGTCATGTCCCCCGTAGAAGGTGAACGTGCCCTTTCCGTAGTTGCCGTGCAGGTAGCGGACCTCCTCGCGCCCCGGCGCCTCGGCCAAGATGACCACGGACTCCTTGATGAGGGATTTCCGAAAGTTCGTCGTCTGCCCCATAAAGCCCTTGATCACGCTTGTGTGGTTTTGGGTGAGCATCGTGGGCACGGGGTCGTGTTTAGCGGAAAACTCGAAGAGCACGAAATAGTCCAGAAGCGGGTTCTGAAGGGTAGGCGGCGGCTGCACGTCGATGTTGGAGTGCTCCGTCTCGTACGGATTCAGGCTCACGCGGAAGCCGTGGAAGGCGAGCGTGCGGCTGAAGTCGAGCTTTTCCTGCGCATCGGCCGTAACGGGCGTGCCGTCCAGCTCCGGAGGCACGATATCGATGCCCTCGGCGGCAAGGGCGATATCGAGGGTTTCGGTCGCCGTGCACATGGCGAACAAAAATCCCCCTTGGGCCACGTATTC harbors:
- the fabF gene encoding beta-ketoacyl-ACP synthase II: MKRRRIVVTGMGLISPVGHSVAESWRSIVEGRSGINRITYFDPSPYPTQVAAEVKNFDSAQVLDPKIARRYDRFLHFLLVAAREALEQSGLLEHPELFEETGVLIGSGIGGIRNIEETVLLLHQKGLKYVSPFFVPGSIVNMASGLLSILYGFKGPNLSVVSACSTGNHAIGEGYHILQRGDARVMIVGGTESSITPLGLAGFCAARALSTLNDPPEAASRPFDRSRDGFVMGEGAGVLVLEPLEQALERGAQPLAEIVGYGMSADAYHVTAPHPSGEGAYRSMERALRHAGIPPAEIGYINAHATGTPVGDIIEVEAIVRLFGENAPPTSSTKSAVGHLLGAAGAIEAIFTIQALRDQMLPPTINFREPEPNDPLDHVPTSRPATFEYALSNAFGFGGTNTTVIFRRYEG
- a CDS encoding inositol monophosphatase family protein produces the protein MTASWRALLDFAVEAAWEAGRITLRYFQMPIPEERKADQSPVTIADREAEAHLRRRIAERYPDHGIVGEEYGLTRPEAPFQWVLDPIDGTRSFLCGVPLYGVLVGLLHEGQPVLGVACFPALQEIVYAALGEGCRWNGRLVRVSRRDRLEEAVLLYTDPRGFEGPKKALLERLRPRVRLERSWGDCYGHILVATGRADVMLDPAMHLWDSVALYPILHEAGGTFTDWEGRATIQAGEAVSTNGLLLSALLEEYRFASP
- a CDS encoding nucleotide sugar dehydrogenase, with amino-acid sequence MHPLEEAILQRRARVGVIGLGYVGLPLARVFYRRGFSVIGFDIDPDKVAQLRFGRSYIRHIPSEWVAEAVGSGRFEPTDAPERLPEADVLLICVPTPLGPHQEPDLRFVRQTAETIALYLRPGQLVVLESTTYPGTTEEELLPILSRSGLQVGRDFFLGYSPEREDPGNARYTTEQIPKITSGVTNLCAHLVDVLYRSVVAQTVSVSSPRVAEAAKLLENIYRAVNIALVNELKLVLDRMGIDIWEVIEAASTKPFGFQPFYPGPGLGGHCIPIDPFYLTWKARAYGVHTRFIELAGEINTAMPDFVVSKLIRALNEQGKAVRGSRLLLIGVAYKPDVDDLRESPALVIMDRLEELEAQVDYHDPYVPVLPPTRKFRFNKASVPLEAELLRRYDAVLIITHHSGIDYELIAQEAALILDTRNALRVRGLRVGRIWKA
- a CDS encoding tetratricopeptide repeat protein; translation: MQVRLTLIGLLLLVTASAIKAQTNEERSKLAYNEGLALVRQQKYQEALAKFDESLKLDPQNYRSLYMKGLALVRLNRLDEGIASYQRAAEIASGAKDTRVEYLSYEQIGKIYAQQGKFDQALAAYDKALTIAPAANRAELLLSKGTVYMQKQEFDKAIPVLEEAVKSLRGGDQGDAYWYLARAYNGSGNFQKGLEAAQKAVEMIPGGPAQKAKAYFELGQAYRALGRYNEAREAFQRAAVGPYRQAALYELELLKNIN
- a CDS encoding lytic transglycosylase domain-containing protein, translated to MRLNRTFELFSRRKARYFVGCLLGVSLLGAGWWAGYRQSSTARGPDLAWQPFRALLLPDSLSFCGEPVPLKDPEVRERFERELYLLVYRPFQVFFHIKRSARYFRYIEAELRSRGLPEDLKYLAVAESDLLPQAISPAGAAGLWQFMPDVARQFGLRVDEAVDERLHLRKSTQAALRYLDQLYRRFGSWHLAGAAYNLGPGRLEALIRQQGTRSYYELWLADETARYVLKAAAIKAIFEQPHRFGFDLSGLEPYPEYPTRTVLVEGPVADLAAWCRQQGLSYRLVRLLNPWIRRPELPVGRFELDIPASG
- a CDS encoding TIGR00730 family Rossman fold protein — protein: MRNHTPYESSRSRQRRVQKAWQEATIQDAWRTFRIMAEFVEGFEKLGRLGPCVSIFGSARVGPGNPYYEMARQVARLLVEYGYGVITGGGPGIMEAANRGAQEAGGPSVGLNIELPHEQTPNPYIDPDKLLTFDFFFVRKVMFVKYAQGFIVLPGGLGTLDELFEALTLIQTQKISPFPVVLMGRDYWQGLVDWLRQTVLGAGHIGLEDLFLFSLTDEPQEAVETIDTFYKEHALKPNF
- a CDS encoding 2,3,4,5-tetrahydropyridine-2,6-dicarboxylate N-succinyltransferase — translated: MSSLAERIERYAHGPLEGKERSEALRCVQELFEALRTGRIRAAEPDPQAPAGWRVHAWVKAGILLGFRLGELIEVQAGPTWRFFDKATLPVRPTTLRERVRIVPGGTTVRDGAYLAPGVILMPPSYVNVGAYVDEGAMIDSHVLVGSCAQIGRRVHLSAGVQIGGVIEPVGALPVIIEDEAFVGAHAAILEGAIVRRRAVIAPSVVLTASTPLYDLVRDRIWRAENGQPLIVPEGAVVVPGVRAAHNRGTLAQEEGIGLYVPVIVKYRDASTEARLALEDAVR
- a CDS encoding cupin domain-containing protein — protein: MIRRFEPNFRWSDVPVRAYKPEGTHYRAISRQTLLDNVAGLRCELRYFEIDPGGYSSLERHAHAHAVIVLRGRGRVLVGDRIYDVRPFDVLYIPPGHWHQFRADEEVLGFLCLVDSERDRPELPTEQVLAELAQNPEIAAFIRV
- a CDS encoding RuBisCO large subunit C-terminal-like domain-containing protein; amino-acid sequence: MEYLWATYRLRVSEKEAKQRARTLALEQTVELPDPLVQDPFVRGHIIGHVEALEPDPEGGVRARIRYAASAIAANPAQLLNVLFGNSSLQPDVELWDVELSESVRGLFPGPQHGIAGLRALLQVWDRPLTCTALKPMGLGPEAIAELCRLFAEAGIDLIKDDHGLADHPFCPFAERVRRCQEAVEEAARRTGRRSQYAPNLIGRPEELEAQLGLARSLGVQVVLIAPMLVGLPVFESLVRRFPDMVFLAHPALGGAARIAPEALLGRLFRLLGADAVIFPHAGGRFAYDEATCTRIAERLRGPWPPLRPAFPVPAGGLHWERLEAALRFYGRHAILLMGSALYEAGPRIRERSRAFVENVQRLTIRSMRDDPTF
- a CDS encoding WbqC family protein, which translates into the protein MRWLLMPPMYWPPITVAASWWRADVVVFLDTLRYQKQSYQNRARIRTPQGWQWLIAPVRSGRSAQPRAIADIELDTSHRWFDKHKKAFEFFYRRAMYFEYYEDRFMPLYEGSAPNRLRELLEPTLGWLWEALGVPAKSLWASAHPDWETRADSGTWWTVPEAGLPPRYRSRCGLLEAEPPVYEQAFSGFEPNLSVLDLLFNLGPQAAERLSQAPVRRADVAR
- a CDS encoding DUF4359 domain-containing protein, yielding MLRWIWSAAGLCLCAVLIATNPDQEAFSRFATAHLERWLTEQAWGSDHEQGRALAQGMSFLAVLGVKRQNLLLLSLYTVDLSRYTGRRADRWRFLGVLGRFVTLQRPPSALGPEIGAPRLEARG